The Cryomorphaceae bacterium DNA window ATTGCGGCAATACTACCCCGCCATGTACTTCTACGAATCGCACGCACTCAAGGAAAGTGGCTACGCCTACATTGAACTCAACAAGGTCTTCCGGCAGCAGGACGACGACTTTTTGCACATCCTGAACCGACTGCGCAACAACCAGTGTACCGCCGATGACCTCGCGCTCCTCAACCAGCACTACCAGAAAGATTACCAGTCTGAGCAGGGCGTGGTAACCCTCACCACCCACAACGCCACCGCCGATGCCATCAACCGGCAGGAAATGAATCGGCTGCCCGGTAAAACCTTCAGCTACTACGCCGATGTGCGCGACGATTTTCCGGAATCGCTGCACCCCCTGCCCGAAAAACTGGAGTTTAAGGAGGGTGCCCAGGTGATGTTTATCCGCAACGACCCCGAAGGACAGGCCTATTACAACGGTAAGCTGGCGCGCATTACGCACCTCGACTCCGACGAGATCCGCGTGGCCATGGAAGACGACGACGATTTTGTGCTCACGCCCCACGTGTGGAAAAACACCCGCTACAGCGTGGACGAAAAGAGCCAGGAGCTCACCGAAGACGTGGTGGGAACCTTTACGCAATTCCCCATCAAGCCCGCGTGGGCCATTACCGTACACAAAAGCCAGGGGCTTACCTTTGAGAAGGCAGTGATTGATGTGGGCAAGGCCTTTGCGCCCGGACAGGTATATGTGGCCTTGTCGCGATTGCGCTCGCTGGACGGCCTGGTGCTGCGCACCCCCGTATCGCCCAGCGTGATCAGCAGCGATCAGCAGGTGGTGCGCTACACCCGCGCGCAGGCCGAACAGCCCCCTGCGGCACAATCCCTGCTGGCAGAGCAGCACCGGTACCTCAGTACCTGGCTTACGCAGGCATTTGACTGGAGTGATGTGCTGAACCAGGTGGCCGAGGTGCAGCAAAAGGCCGGCGCCAAAATGGAATTTGAAGACGAGGAAATGCGCACCGCCCTGCAGCGTATCAGCGAGGCTTTTCGCAAGGAGCAAGACAACGCCCGGATCTTCCGGAACCAGCTTCACAACCTGATGGCCCGCGGAGACCACGAAAAACTGCTGGAGCGGGTGGACAAGGGCAGCGCCTATTACCGCCAACTCCTGGAAGCGCAGCTCTATGCGCTGTGGGTGCATACAACGGAGGTGGATATGCTGGCCAAAACCAAAACCTATGTAAAGGCGTTGGGCGAGGTGGACCAGCTGCTGTACCGCAAGATGGCACAGCTTGATACCGCGGTGCACCTGTGCGACTGCATTCTCAAAGGCCGGCCGGTAGAGAAGGATGAACAACGCGAAGCACAACGCCAGCAGCGCCGGGCCGAAATACAGCAGGCGGCGGCAGAGCATGTGCGACGCAACCCCAAGAACCTCAGCACCAAAACAGGCCGCAAGCGCAAAACCGGCGAAACCTACCAGGTGAGTTACGCCTTGTTTCGCGAGGGGCTGGATGCAGAAGGTGTAGCCAAAGAGCGCGGCATGGCCATCAGCACCATTGAGGGCCACCTTGCCCGCGGCATTGAAGAAGGCGAGCTCAGCATTGAACCCTACATCAGCCCCGAAGAGCTGCAAACCATCAACGCCGCTTTTGACGCCGCCAAAGACCCCTCGCTCAACGCTGTGCGCGCCGATTTAAACAACAAGTACAGCTTTGGGAAATTGCGGATGGTGCAGGCGTGGAGGGGGAAGCGGGAGTGAGGTGGTGTATGATGGGTGCAATGAGGGGGCAAACTTGCGTATATTTTACGCTCAGAGCTGTATCACGAAACTTTTGTGGAGGAGGATGACGGGTTCGCAGACCTG harbors:
- a CDS encoding helicase — its product is MLTDQTTTTNQIELAAQMVNTTGRHLFLTGKAGTGKTTFLRDLAHATHKNFVIVAPTGVAALNAGGVTIHSQFLLPPGNFLPGNDSAFSGELQAAFYTRKSLAYKHPLNQVRKKVLRNIDLLIIDEVSMLRADLLDAMDYRLRSARGRHREPFGGVQLLMIGDLYQLPPIVRDHEWSVLRQYYPAMYFYESHALKESGYAYIELNKVFRQQDDDFLHILNRLRNNQCTADDLALLNQHYQKDYQSEQGVVTLTTHNATADAINRQEMNRLPGKTFSYYADVRDDFPESLHPLPEKLEFKEGAQVMFIRNDPEGQAYYNGKLARITHLDSDEIRVAMEDDDDFVLTPHVWKNTRYSVDEKSQELTEDVVGTFTQFPIKPAWAITVHKSQGLTFEKAVIDVGKAFAPGQVYVALSRLRSLDGLVLRTPVSPSVISSDQQVVRYTRAQAEQPPAAQSLLAEQHRYLSTWLTQAFDWSDVLNQVAEVQQKAGAKMEFEDEEMRTALQRISEAFRKEQDNARIFRNQLHNLMARGDHEKLLERVDKGSAYYRQLLEAQLYALWVHTTEVDMLAKTKTYVKALGEVDQLLYRKMAQLDTAVHLCDCILKGRPVEKDEQREAQRQQRRAEIQQAAAEHVRRNPKNLSTKTGRKRKTGETYQVSYALFREGLDAEGVAKERGMAISTIEGHLARGIEEGELSIEPYISPEELQTINAAFDAAKDPSLNAVRADLNNKYSFGKLRMVQAWRGKRE